One window from the genome of Amycolatopsis sp. NBC_01480 encodes:
- a CDS encoding quinone oxidoreductase family protein: MKAIIVKESRELALIDLPEPVPGPGQALVDVKAIGVGYVDVMAVRGGYVRFPGTGAVPGLEVVGRVRAVGRDVSEDLIGTEALALAAFGGYAEQIVAGADRLLPTPSGADPVDLVALGVNALVAEGALHRTGVVAGDRALVRGAGGGIGVLATQIARARGAEVTVVTSSRERGERLRALGAAKVFDRTGAGLPDETYDLIVDTVGGPQLPEYLELPRPNGRYILIGGVGGSPGPEPFAPLLREFHKSVTFFTFSLNSLSPKDLRRSWDRVMTLSVEGDLSPVLDESFPLSDAATALRRVERATPFGKVVLLPH, translated from the coding sequence GTGAAGGCGATAATCGTCAAGGAGTCACGCGAACTCGCCCTGATCGACCTGCCGGAGCCGGTTCCAGGACCGGGCCAGGCGCTGGTCGACGTCAAGGCGATCGGCGTCGGTTACGTGGACGTCATGGCGGTGCGGGGTGGTTATGTGCGCTTTCCCGGCACTGGCGCAGTGCCCGGACTGGAGGTCGTGGGCCGCGTGCGTGCGGTCGGCCGGGATGTGTCTGAAGACCTGATCGGGACCGAAGCGCTGGCGTTGGCCGCCTTCGGTGGTTACGCCGAGCAGATCGTCGCCGGCGCCGACCGGCTGCTACCCACGCCAAGCGGTGCCGATCCGGTCGATCTGGTCGCTCTGGGGGTGAATGCGCTGGTTGCCGAAGGGGCGCTGCACCGGACCGGGGTCGTCGCCGGCGATCGGGCACTCGTCCGCGGCGCCGGTGGCGGAATCGGCGTGCTGGCAACACAGATCGCGCGCGCCCGCGGGGCCGAGGTCACAGTGGTCACGTCGTCTCGTGAGCGAGGAGAACGCCTGCGTGCGCTCGGGGCGGCCAAGGTGTTCGACCGCACCGGCGCTGGTCTTCCCGATGAGACGTACGACCTCATCGTGGACACCGTGGGAGGCCCGCAGTTGCCCGAATACCTGGAACTGCCGCGTCCCAACGGGCGATACATCCTCATTGGCGGTGTCGGCGGCAGTCCGGGGCCTGAACCATTCGCCCCGTTACTGCGTGAGTTCCACAAGTCGGTGACATTCTTCACGTTCAGCCTCAACTCGTTGTCGCCAAAGGATCTCCGGCGGTCGTGGGATCGAGTCATGACACTGTCGGTCGAGGGCGACCTGTCTCCCGTGCTCGATGAAAGCTTCCCTCTCTCCGATGCGGCCACCGCACTTCGGCGAGTGGAGCGCGCAACGCCGTTCGGCAAAGTCGTGCTGCTTCCTCACTGA
- a CDS encoding enoyl-CoA hydratase/isomerase family protein has translation MTEQPYSTLHVSTDRGVARVVLHNPPVNVLGSTMMRELRTVLDGFRDDPSVRVVVFASADPEFFLAHVDMLILEDTDGLDELAKAAPAGVNVFQAVGELLRHQPQVTIVELAGKARGGGAEFVAAADMAFAAAETAGLGQVEALMGIVPGGGGTQYLRERVGRNRALEIVLAADLVDAQTAAAYGWINRAVPAAELRGFVDRVARNIAALPDGVVAAVKRALPADDLTAGYRREHDAWASQVESPAVQKLMAAAVPNGVQTREGERDLETLMRTIAR, from the coding sequence ATGACCGAACAGCCCTACTCGACCCTGCACGTGAGCACCGATCGCGGGGTCGCCCGCGTCGTGCTGCACAACCCGCCGGTGAACGTGCTCGGCTCGACGATGATGCGGGAGCTGCGCACCGTGCTCGACGGGTTCCGTGACGATCCTTCGGTCCGGGTCGTCGTCTTCGCCAGCGCCGACCCCGAGTTCTTCCTCGCCCACGTCGACATGCTGATCCTGGAGGACACCGACGGCCTCGACGAACTCGCCAAGGCGGCACCGGCGGGGGTCAATGTGTTCCAGGCCGTCGGCGAGCTGCTGCGCCACCAGCCTCAGGTGACGATCGTCGAGCTCGCGGGCAAGGCCCGCGGCGGTGGCGCGGAGTTCGTCGCGGCCGCGGACATGGCTTTCGCTGCGGCGGAGACGGCCGGGCTCGGCCAGGTCGAGGCACTCATGGGCATCGTTCCGGGTGGTGGCGGTACGCAGTACTTGCGTGAGCGGGTCGGGCGCAACCGTGCTCTGGAGATCGTCCTGGCCGCTGACCTGGTCGACGCGCAGACCGCCGCGGCCTACGGCTGGATCAACCGGGCCGTGCCGGCCGCCGAGCTGCGCGGTTTCGTCGATCGGGTCGCCCGCAACATTGCTGCGTTGCCCGACGGGGTCGTCGCCGCGGTGAAGCGCGCTTTGCCCGCCGACGACCTCACCGCCGGATACCGGCGCGAGCACGACGCGTGGGCGTCTCAGGTCGAATCGCCGGCCGTGCAGAAGCTGATGGCCGCGGCGGTGCCGAACGGGGTTCAGACACGCGAAGGTGAGCGCGATCTCGAAACGTTGATGCGCACCATCGCCCGCTGA
- a CDS encoding nitroreductase family protein has product MLYAPESGDPRLTADVGMYAQTLLLAMAAYGVASCPQALLSFYADTVRETLGVTGGKLLFGISFGYADPAATINAVAVGREPMEETTRFHR; this is encoded by the coding sequence CTGCTGTATGCACCGGAATCGGGCGATCCGCGGCTGACGGCCGATGTCGGCATGTACGCGCAGACACTGCTGCTGGCCATGGCCGCTTACGGGGTGGCCAGTTGTCCCCAAGCGCTGCTGAGTTTCTATGCCGACACGGTGCGCGAGACGCTCGGCGTGACCGGAGGGAAGCTGTTGTTCGGCATCTCGTTCGGATACGCCGACCCGGCGGCGACGATCAACGCGGTCGCCGTCGGCCGCGAACCGATGGAGGAGACAACGCGATTCCACCGCTGA
- a CDS encoding winged helix-turn-helix transcriptional regulator, with amino-acid sequence MRDTYLLGEAADVTGGRVVFRSDCPSRPILDQIADKWSMMIMAVLERPTRFNELMRRLEGVTQRVLTQSLRRLERNGMIRRTVLPTSPVGVEYSLTPLGESLREPFGHLYSWTVDHSAQIQQAQQTYDHRTDRGSTP; translated from the coding sequence ATGAGGGATACCTACCTGCTCGGCGAGGCCGCGGACGTCACCGGCGGCCGGGTCGTGTTCCGCTCGGACTGTCCCAGCCGGCCGATCCTCGACCAGATCGCGGACAAGTGGTCCATGATGATCATGGCGGTGCTGGAGCGGCCGACGCGGTTCAACGAGCTGATGCGCCGGCTGGAGGGGGTCACGCAGCGGGTGCTCACCCAGTCGTTGCGCCGCCTGGAACGCAACGGGATGATCCGCCGCACCGTGCTGCCGACCTCGCCGGTCGGCGTCGAGTACTCCCTGACCCCGCTGGGCGAGTCACTGCGGGAGCCGTTCGGTCACCTCTACTCCTGGACGGTCGACCACAGCGCACAGATCCAGCAAGCCCAGCAGACCTACGACCACCGCACCGACCGCGGGTCCACACCGTGA
- the rlmN gene encoding 23S rRNA (adenine(2503)-C(2))-methyltransferase RlmN translates to MTALPLVFDAPKRGLPPRHLADLSVADRAAAVAELGEKPFRAKQLSNHYFSRLTVDPAEMTDIPAASRERLVADLMPTLLTEVRALEADKGATRKTLWRAHDGTLLESVLMRYPDRATLCISSQAGCGMACPFCATGQGGLDRNLSTAEIVDQVRSAAAVMRDGKMAGGPGRLSNIVFMGMGEPLANFVRVVKAVRRITDPAPGGLGIGQRSVTVSTVGLAPAIRKLADEKMQVRLAVSLHTPDDELRDTLVPVNERWSVDEVLSAARYYADTSGRRVSIEYALIRDINDQPWRAELLAKRLRKHLGQLVHVNVIPLNPTPGSKWDASPKPVEREFVRLVNAGGVACTVRDTRGQDIAAACGQLAAEG, encoded by the coding sequence ATGACTGCCCTCCCCCTCGTCTTCGACGCCCCCAAGCGCGGCCTGCCGCCGCGCCACCTCGCCGACCTTTCGGTGGCCGACCGCGCCGCCGCGGTGGCCGAGCTGGGGGAGAAGCCGTTCCGCGCGAAGCAGCTGTCGAACCACTACTTCTCGCGCTTGACGGTCGACCCGGCGGAGATGACAGACATCCCGGCGGCTTCCCGTGAGCGCTTGGTCGCCGACCTGATGCCGACGCTGCTGACGGAGGTCCGCGCGCTGGAGGCCGACAAGGGCGCGACCCGCAAGACGCTGTGGCGTGCGCACGACGGCACGTTGCTGGAGAGCGTCCTGATGCGCTACCCGGACCGCGCGACGCTGTGCATCTCGAGCCAGGCCGGCTGCGGCATGGCGTGCCCCTTCTGCGCGACCGGCCAGGGCGGCTTGGACCGCAACCTGTCGACGGCGGAGATCGTGGACCAGGTCCGCTCGGCGGCGGCGGTCATGCGCGACGGCAAGATGGCCGGCGGTCCCGGGCGGCTGTCGAACATCGTCTTTATGGGTATGGGTGAACCTTTAGCGAACTTTGTCCGAGTTGTGAAGGCTGTTCGCCGCATTACCGACCCTGCACCAGGGGGTCTGGGGATCGGGCAGCGTTCTGTCACGGTGTCGACCGTGGGCCTGGCGCCGGCGATCCGCAAGCTGGCGGACGAGAAGATGCAGGTCCGCCTCGCCGTGTCGCTGCACACGCCGGACGACGAACTGCGGGACACGCTCGTGCCGGTGAACGAGCGCTGGTCGGTCGACGAGGTGCTGTCAGCCGCGCGGTACTACGCCGACACCTCCGGTCGCCGGGTCTCGATCGAGTACGCGCTGATCCGGGACATCAACGACCAGCCGTGGCGGGCGGAGCTGCTCGCGAAGCGGTTGCGCAAGCACCTGGGCCAGCTGGTCCACGTGAACGTGATTCCGTTGAACCCGACCCCGGGTAGCAAGTGGGACGCGTCGCCGAAGCCGGTCGAGCGCGAGTTCGTCCGCTTGGTGAACGCCGGCGGTGTCGCGTGCACGGTGCGGGACACCCGTGGCCAGGACATCGCCGCAGCCTGTGGCCAGCTGGCTGCTGAAGGCTGA
- a CDS encoding AAA family ATPase, which translates to MTDSQDADMPILETTAPTEDTGESITSPVTIDSPRRPVTIQRVYFQRFKQFKNTAITLRPGVSLIAGGNNSGKTSLLHGLAVWEFCRTATRMERGEDGLLPEAITRQGFGLGDEQFSPINVPSLKHLWTNLKSAKEPDATDGGYTLRLTCEWDQDGIAKVLGFGLALVNDRLFIKTSTSNLHPGDRTPAIAYLPPFAGITSREERTNGAIRRRRIGEGLAGAVLRNLLLDMHQANLRKRAELLERPLTAPGKRRTKISDSDLKRLREEDPWELLLHTLRSVFQTELQVKDFREEYHSYIEVLVDRGTVDGYQFKRHHGYNLRDLMVEGSGFLQWLSVYTLATSPEADVLLFDEPDAHLHPTLQKELLDRLTDLASNVGKQVLLATHSSEILRNAAPARILEIKPGGSTRYLVEEHQKVGLLEGLGSGYAPRIDQIRNSKHVLFVEGTTDVPILKSLAETAGMPWPDSWIEWRTTTSHKERKALWRALNEDIPGIVAVSLRDRDDEPIKSVDQDLQDHNFPDNGDFYSRKWRRRYIEAYLLWPPTLAECSGRTENEVAEFLRDQHGIAIGATFINQNAPQTLMNIHAKEILSGLGVNAIEVAKRLPSEAICEDVIVFLKLLATGR; encoded by the coding sequence GTGACCGATTCGCAAGATGCCGACATGCCGATCCTCGAGACCACCGCGCCAACCGAGGACACCGGCGAGTCAATCACGTCACCAGTTACAATCGATTCACCTCGTCGGCCGGTCACAATCCAAAGAGTCTATTTCCAACGCTTCAAACAATTCAAGAATACCGCAATCACCCTCCGGCCCGGCGTATCTTTGATCGCTGGCGGGAACAACTCAGGCAAAACTTCACTACTTCACGGACTTGCCGTTTGGGAGTTTTGCAGAACGGCTACCCGCATGGAGCGAGGTGAAGATGGACTGCTCCCCGAGGCAATTACAAGGCAAGGTTTCGGCCTTGGCGATGAGCAATTTTCCCCCATCAACGTTCCATCGCTCAAACACCTCTGGACAAATCTTAAATCAGCCAAGGAGCCAGACGCAACAGACGGCGGCTACACTTTACGCCTCACATGCGAATGGGACCAGGATGGCATCGCAAAAGTGCTCGGATTCGGCCTAGCTTTGGTGAATGATCGTCTCTTCATCAAGACGTCGACCTCCAACCTCCACCCCGGCGATCGAACACCAGCCATCGCTTACTTGCCTCCGTTCGCCGGGATAACCTCACGAGAGGAGCGGACCAACGGCGCCATCAGAAGGCGTCGCATTGGTGAAGGCCTCGCCGGGGCGGTATTGCGGAATCTTCTTCTAGATATGCATCAAGCAAATCTCAGGAAGCGCGCCGAACTGCTTGAACGTCCACTGACTGCACCAGGAAAGCGTCGGACGAAGATCAGCGATTCAGATCTAAAACGACTTCGCGAGGAAGATCCCTGGGAACTTCTGCTGCACACTCTCCGCAGCGTATTTCAAACGGAACTCCAAGTGAAGGATTTTCGAGAGGAGTACCACTCGTATATTGAGGTTCTAGTCGATAGAGGCACAGTAGACGGCTACCAGTTCAAGCGTCATCATGGCTACAACCTCCGCGACCTAATGGTGGAGGGAAGCGGATTTCTGCAATGGCTGAGCGTTTACACTCTCGCCACATCACCCGAAGCAGATGTCCTACTATTCGACGAGCCGGACGCACACCTGCACCCAACCCTGCAAAAAGAGTTACTGGATCGATTGACTGATCTAGCATCAAATGTCGGAAAACAGGTCCTTTTGGCAACTCACTCAAGCGAGATTCTGCGCAATGCGGCCCCCGCCAGAATACTTGAGATAAAACCAGGCGGTTCCACGCGATATCTTGTCGAAGAGCATCAGAAGGTGGGCCTACTCGAAGGCCTCGGATCCGGCTATGCTCCACGTATTGATCAAATCCGCAACTCTAAGCATGTTCTTTTTGTCGAAGGCACGACGGACGTACCCATTCTTAAAAGCCTCGCGGAGACGGCAGGTATGCCGTGGCCTGACAGTTGGATAGAGTGGCGAACCACAACCTCCCACAAGGAACGTAAAGCCCTGTGGCGAGCACTCAACGAAGATATTCCGGGCATAGTCGCTGTCAGCTTACGCGACAGAGACGATGAGCCCATCAAGTCCGTAGACCAAGACCTACAGGACCACAATTTCCCCGACAACGGCGATTTTTACTCGCGCAAATGGCGTCGTCGCTACATTGAAGCCTATTTACTGTGGCCACCCACCCTCGCTGAATGCTCAGGAAGGACCGAGAACGAAGTCGCAGAATTCTTGCGAGATCAGCATGGTATCGCCATTGGGGCAACTTTTATCAATCAAAATGCCCCTCAGACATTGATGAATATTCACGCGAAGGAAATTCTATCCGGACTTGGCGTGAACGCAATCGAAGTAGCAAAGAGGCTTCCATCCGAAGCAATCTGCGAAGATGTCATCGTGTTCCTTAAACTGCTGGCAACAGGCCGGTAG
- a CDS encoding cupin domain-containing protein, whose amino-acid sequence MSSPGNTRNSTTVFPDRDGFVASKDDAPAYWFYGTLWIILADIHQTGGSFSVIEQWMRAGVGPPLHVHNVDEWFFVFSGAMDMQLGERHVTATAGDSIWIPRGTDHAFTTSQETHVLNGYAPGGVEQIIAGIGMPAQRRELPPEDLELPNSDAFGRLLDNYWSSLSTNSWARTAPQR is encoded by the coding sequence ATGTCATCACCCGGAAATACCCGAAATTCCACCACCGTTTTCCCGGACCGAGACGGCTTCGTCGCCAGTAAAGACGACGCGCCGGCGTATTGGTTCTACGGCACGCTCTGGATCATCCTCGCCGACATCCACCAGACCGGCGGCTCGTTCTCCGTCATCGAGCAGTGGATGCGGGCGGGGGTCGGGCCGCCGCTGCACGTCCACAACGTCGACGAGTGGTTCTTCGTCTTCAGCGGAGCGATGGACATGCAGCTCGGGGAACGCCACGTCACGGCCACGGCAGGAGACTCGATCTGGATACCTCGCGGCACCGATCACGCCTTCACGACCAGCCAGGAAACGCACGTCCTCAACGGTTACGCGCCCGGCGGCGTCGAGCAGATCATCGCCGGGATCGGGATGCCGGCCCAGCGCCGCGAGTTGCCACCGGAGGACCTCGAGCTACCGAACTCCGACGCCTTCGGTCGATTGCTCGACAACTACTGGTCCTCCCTCAGCACCAACAGCTGGGCCCGGACCGCACCTCAACGCTGA